From one Thalassospira lucentensis genomic stretch:
- a CDS encoding ABC transporter ATP-binding protein, translating to MVTTLRLEDLGTRYGRTHVVSGVSTPVLTGGDVIAVIGPNAAGKSSLFKRVAGLAKGGGKVHVETANYSRNTICYMPQDTGSNAVLSVYESVILAAKQGSSLRVQAEELARIDDILAALRISDLAARNLGELSGGQRQLVAIAQTLVREPEILLMDEPTSALDLHRQMEVLSFMRDIAKRQKMIVLIAIHDLNHALQYCDHAMAIRNGRMVAFGECAKVIDRDLLRDVYQVDGHVEHNSLGHPHIVLRGPLTPGTVAEYPAERIAAQ from the coding sequence ATGGTAACAACACTTCGTCTTGAAGACCTTGGCACCCGCTACGGCCGTACCCATGTGGTTTCCGGTGTCAGTACGCCGGTTCTGACAGGTGGCGACGTGATTGCCGTCATCGGGCCGAACGCAGCAGGAAAATCAAGCCTGTTCAAACGCGTTGCCGGTCTTGCCAAGGGTGGCGGCAAAGTGCATGTCGAAACGGCGAATTATAGCCGCAACACGATTTGCTACATGCCACAGGATACCGGCTCGAACGCCGTTCTTTCAGTATATGAGTCGGTTATTCTGGCCGCCAAGCAGGGATCGTCACTACGCGTTCAGGCCGAAGAACTGGCTCGGATTGATGATATTCTGGCCGCCCTTCGAATTTCCGATCTGGCCGCGCGCAATCTGGGCGAGCTTAGCGGTGGTCAGCGGCAGCTTGTTGCCATTGCCCAGACGCTGGTGCGTGAACCCGAAATCCTGCTGATGGACGAGCCGACCTCGGCCCTCGATCTGCATCGCCAGATGGAGGTCCTGTCCTTCATGCGCGATATCGCCAAGCGCCAAAAAATGATTGTCCTGATCGCCATTCACGACCTTAACCATGCCCTGCAATATTGCGATCACGCCATGGCAATCCGCAATGGCCGTATGGTGGCATTTGGCGAATGCGCCAAGGTTATTGACCGTGATCTGCTTCGCGACGTTTATCAGGTTGACGGGCATGTCGAACACAATTCGCTTGGTCATCCCCATATTGT
- a CDS encoding GntR family transcriptional regulator, with protein sequence MDPNKITETLQSEIENGTLSPGTILKQERLAERFGVSRQPVRQALERLLANGLLTKRSDRSLAVNGLSANEARELSQIRISLESTALILSIPHLTQRDLRKAIRLNDDLFEEEDPAIIEELDIAFHRTLYAPCGNGRLLQMIDELRREARRSYHRQPPGSQARKAFYEEHNDLLAVCNLGDVSKAVEIIEKHIGITSRQLVEHPENGAPQ encoded by the coding sequence ATGGATCCAAATAAAATCACTGAAACGCTTCAAAGCGAAATCGAAAACGGTACCCTTTCGCCCGGCACAATCCTGAAACAGGAACGGCTGGCCGAACGGTTCGGTGTCAGTCGCCAACCGGTACGTCAGGCGCTGGAACGGTTGCTGGCAAACGGGTTGCTAACCAAACGATCCGACCGCAGCCTCGCGGTAAACGGCTTAAGTGCCAACGAGGCCCGCGAACTGTCGCAAATCCGCATTTCGCTGGAATCAACCGCCCTTATCCTGTCGATCCCGCATCTGACACAACGCGACCTGCGCAAGGCGATCCGTTTGAACGACGATCTTTTTGAAGAAGAAGACCCTGCGATCATCGAGGAGCTCGATATCGCTTTTCACCGGACCCTGTATGCCCCGTGTGGCAATGGTCGCCTGTTACAGATGATTGACGAATTGCGCCGCGAAGCCCGCCGCTCCTATCACCGGCAGCCCCCGGGATCACAGGCACGCAAAGCGTTTTACGAAGAACATAATGACCTGCTGGCCGTATGTAACCTTGGCGATGTTAGCAAGGCCGTTGAAATCATTGAAAAACACATCGGCATCACCTCACGACAACTTGTCGAGCACCCCGAAAATGGAGCCCCGCAATGA
- a CDS encoding class I SAM-dependent methyltransferase has protein sequence MTTHSSNFNLRDEIKEYWSMRAATFDEQPGHEIFSDQERLAWHDLFRRHLGDGTGKRALDLASGTGVISHLMHDLGFEVTGLDWSEAMLEKARAKSKLRQSNIRFILGDAENTLEDDNSYDVIVTRHLVWTLVDPAAAFAEWFRVLKPGGKLLVVDGDFVSPTWISKLNKAMTGFLQSIGLKRDVAEIPQLKTHRDILARVHFSQGARADEVTSMLKTAGFDPVMADFNMRQIHRAQSKHLTLAKGLERGAQHRYAICATKP, from the coding sequence ATGACAACGCATTCAAGCAATTTCAATCTGCGTGACGAGATCAAGGAATACTGGTCCATGCGCGCGGCAACGTTCGACGAACAGCCCGGGCACGAGATTTTCTCAGATCAGGAACGTCTGGCGTGGCACGACCTGTTTCGTCGTCATCTGGGCGACGGGACTGGCAAACGTGCGCTTGACCTTGCCAGTGGTACCGGGGTTATCAGCCATTTGATGCATGATCTGGGGTTCGAGGTTACCGGGCTTGATTGGTCCGAAGCGATGCTGGAAAAGGCGCGGGCCAAATCGAAACTGCGTCAGTCCAATATCCGGTTCATCCTTGGCGATGCGGAAAACACGCTTGAAGACGATAACAGCTATGACGTCATCGTCACACGGCATCTGGTCTGGACTCTGGTGGATCCGGCGGCGGCCTTTGCTGAATGGTTCCGGGTTTTGAAACCGGGGGGCAAGCTTCTGGTGGTGGATGGTGATTTCGTCTCGCCCACCTGGATCAGTAAGCTAAACAAGGCGATGACGGGGTTCCTGCAATCCATCGGGTTGAAACGCGATGTTGCCGAAATCCCGCAGCTCAAGACCCATCGCGATATTCTTGCGCGCGTTCATTTTTCCCAGGGTGCCCGTGCTGACGAAGTGACATCAATGCTGAAAACCGCCGGGTTCGACCCGGTGATGGCCGATTTCAACATGCGCCAGATTCACCGCGCCCAGTCAAAGCATCTTACGCTTGCCAAGGGTCTGGAACGTGGTGCCCAGCATCGTTACGCCATCTGCGCGACCAAGCCTTAA
- a CDS encoding OsmC family protein encodes MSSFGAEVRWQRDGANFADRRYSRGHLWRFDGGVEVPASSSPHVVPLPYSVAENVDPEEAYVAALSSCHMLFFLDFASRRKIIVDSYVDAATGVMEMQDGKTVVTKVELCPKVTYASTAPTAEIEAELHHAAHEACFLANSVKTEISIKLD; translated from the coding sequence ATGAGCAGTTTCGGCGCAGAAGTCAGATGGCAACGCGACGGCGCAAACTTTGCCGACCGCCGGTATAGCCGCGGTCATCTTTGGCGGTTTGACGGCGGGGTCGAAGTCCCCGCATCGTCATCCCCCCATGTCGTGCCGCTACCCTATTCCGTCGCCGAAAATGTCGATCCCGAAGAAGCCTATGTCGCCGCCCTTTCAAGCTGCCACATGCTGTTCTTCCTTGATTTCGCATCGCGCCGGAAAATCATTGTCGACAGCTATGTCGATGCTGCAACCGGCGTCATGGAAATGCAGGACGGCAAAACAGTGGTCACCAAAGTCGAACTTTGCCCCAAGGTCACCTATGCCAGCACAGCCCCGACGGCAGAGATTGAGGCCGAACTGCATCACGCCGCCCACGAGGCCTGCTTCCTTGCCAATTCGGTCAAAACCGAAATCAGCATCAAACTTGATTAG
- a CDS encoding ABC transporter substrate-binding protein has translation MKFFGAIAAVALMVAGTVHAAETVTITDVAGREVSVKVPAEKLILGEGRLIYGLATLDSAEPFKRVVGWRDDLKKADPQTYDIYAAKYPSINDLPTFGGIKDGTFDIEQAIALKPDVIVMNLEAKGATEDAALDEKLAAVGIPLVYIDFRERPIENTDTSMRILGTITGEQDRAEEFIKFRNDKIAIVTDRLAKTNPAKPDVFIERAAGFSDECCMSFGNENFGKMVEIAGGTNIAATIIPGTFGTINPEQVVASNPDQVIATGASWEAYSPGGAWVGLGPNADMKEAHRKLENLMNRPAFTGIKAVENGKIHAVWHQFYNSPYQFVVIEQMAKWLHPDLFADIDPEASFRELHERFLSTPYQPGYFVSVSDQN, from the coding sequence ATGAAATTTTTTGGCGCTATTGCTGCGGTTGCGTTGATGGTCGCGGGGACCGTCCACGCAGCAGAAACCGTCACGATCACCGATGTGGCCGGGCGTGAAGTTTCGGTCAAGGTTCCGGCAGAAAAGCTTATTCTTGGTGAAGGCCGCCTGATTTACGGCCTTGCAACGCTTGATAGCGCAGAACCGTTCAAGCGAGTCGTTGGCTGGCGCGATGACCTGAAAAAGGCCGATCCGCAGACCTATGACATCTATGCCGCCAAATACCCGTCCATTAATGATCTGCCGACCTTCGGCGGGATCAAGGATGGCACATTCGATATCGAACAGGCCATCGCCCTGAAACCAGACGTCATCGTGATGAACCTTGAAGCCAAGGGAGCCACCGAAGACGCGGCCCTTGACGAAAAGCTGGCAGCGGTCGGCATTCCGCTGGTTTATATCGATTTCCGCGAACGCCCGATTGAAAACACCGATACCAGCATGCGCATCCTGGGCACCATCACCGGTGAACAGGACCGTGCCGAGGAATTCATCAAATTCCGCAACGATAAAATCGCCATTGTGACCGATCGCCTTGCTAAGACCAATCCAGCCAAACCTGACGTTTTCATCGAACGCGCAGCCGGTTTTTCCGATGAATGCTGCATGTCATTTGGCAATGAAAACTTTGGGAAAATGGTTGAGATTGCCGGTGGTACCAACATCGCTGCAACAATCATTCCGGGCACCTTCGGTACGATCAACCCCGAACAGGTTGTTGCATCAAACCCCGATCAGGTCATTGCAACCGGCGCAAGCTGGGAAGCCTATTCACCGGGTGGTGCATGGGTCGGACTCGGCCCGAATGCAGACATGAAAGAAGCTCATCGCAAGCTTGAAAACCTTATGAACCGCCCGGCATTCACCGGCATCAAAGCCGTTGAAAACGGTAAAATTCATGCGGTCTGGCACCAGTTCTATAACAGCCCCTATCAGTTCGTGGTTATCGAACAGATGGCAAAATGGCTGCATCCGGATCTGTTTGCCGATATCGACCCGGAGGCATCGTTCCGCGAACTGCATGAGCGGTTCCTGTCAACGCCGTATCAGCCGGGTTATTTCGTTTCCGTTAGCGATCAGAACTGA
- a CDS encoding iron ABC transporter permease: MISDQTTIPAGSAYYKARSLRRVLILTGMTIALFLSFAVDLATGPANYPLSDVIFALLNPSDASDQLRVVIWEIRMPVALMALTVGAALSTAGAQMQTILANPLASPFTLGISAAAGFGAALALVLGVAILPAFVEFIIPINAFVMAMGTALIIHFFSRMRGVTVETIVLLGIALVFTFNALLALLQYLASEQALAAVVFWTMGSLVKATWSKVAITAIAVAIALPLFTRQAWALTALRLGDAKAESFGVNVQSLRLKTMLLVSMLAAIPVSFVGTIGFIGLVGPHIARMLVGEDQRFFLPASVLCGALILSATSVLSKLLIPGAILPIGVITALVGVPFFFSLIFASRRKSW; the protein is encoded by the coding sequence ATGATCTCCGATCAAACCACCATTCCGGCAGGGAGCGCGTATTACAAGGCGCGCTCCCTGCGTCGTGTCCTGATCCTTACCGGCATGACGATTGCGCTGTTCCTGTCCTTTGCTGTCGATCTGGCAACCGGACCGGCCAATTATCCGCTGTCTGACGTGATCTTTGCCTTATTAAACCCATCGGATGCCAGCGATCAGTTGCGCGTCGTGATCTGGGAAATCCGCATGCCTGTCGCCCTGATGGCGCTGACCGTCGGTGCCGCCCTTTCGACCGCAGGCGCCCAGATGCAGACCATCCTTGCCAACCCGCTTGCCAGCCCCTTTACGTTAGGCATTTCGGCCGCAGCCGGTTTTGGCGCTGCTCTGGCGCTGGTTCTTGGCGTTGCGATCCTGCCTGCCTTTGTCGAATTCATCATCCCGATCAATGCCTTTGTCATGGCAATGGGAACCGCGCTGATCATTCATTTTTTCAGCCGCATGCGCGGTGTTACGGTTGAAACCATCGTCCTTTTGGGGATTGCGCTGGTCTTTACCTTCAACGCGCTTCTGGCCCTGCTGCAATATCTTGCCAGCGAACAGGCATTGGCCGCAGTTGTGTTCTGGACGATGGGCAGTCTGGTCAAGGCAACCTGGTCCAAGGTTGCCATCACGGCCATTGCCGTTGCCATCGCCCTGCCGCTGTTTACCCGTCAGGCCTGGGCACTGACCGCCCTTCGGTTAGGCGATGCCAAGGCGGAAAGTTTCGGGGTGAATGTCCAGTCGCTGCGGCTCAAAACCATGTTGCTGGTCAGTATGCTGGCGGCAATCCCGGTTTCGTTTGTCGGGACCATCGGTTTCATCGGTCTGGTCGGGCCGCATATCGCCCGTATGCTGGTCGGTGAGGATCAGCGTTTCTTCCTGCCGGCATCGGTACTATGCGGGGCGTTGATCCTGTCGGCAACGTCGGTTCTGTCAAAACTTCTGATCCCCGGCGCGATCCTGCCCATTGGGGTAATTACCGCGCTTGTCGGCGTGCCGTTCTTCTTCTCGCTGATTTTCGCAAGCCGGAGGAAATCATGGTAA
- a CDS encoding putative quinol monooxygenase, giving the protein MNATVNTETGPIAGTVILTIKPGREDDFLALLHPVLDAMRYEATFINAFLHHHPDEPNRFMLYETWTDLEDLMEVQMHRPYRQAFWDSLPGLLAIPREIIVWTPMRSDIALFSGRS; this is encoded by the coding sequence ATGAATGCAACCGTTAACACCGAAACAGGCCCGATTGCCGGCACCGTTATCCTGACCATCAAACCGGGCAGGGAAGATGACTTTCTTGCCCTGCTTCACCCGGTTCTGGATGCGATGCGCTATGAGGCAACATTCATCAATGCCTTCCTGCATCATCATCCGGACGAACCCAACCGTTTCATGCTGTATGAAACATGGACCGATCTGGAAGATTTGATGGAAGTACAGATGCACCGTCCCTATCGGCAGGCCTTCTGGGACAGTTTGCCGGGGCTTCTTGCGATCCCGCGCGAGATTATCGTCTGGACCCCGATGCGCAGCGACATCGCCTTGTTTTCAGGCCGCTCATAA